The Strix uralensis isolate ZFMK-TIS-50842 chromosome 23, bStrUra1, whole genome shotgun sequence genome has a segment encoding these proteins:
- the ERRFI1 gene encoding ERBB receptor feedback inhibitor 1 — protein MSTAGVAAQEMRVPLKTGFLHTSQGMGSLKTCWGSHSGFENTFFNVDPIAVAYNLNPSTEQHLPSIGHSSSHASMNDHSFAESCIQVPSQKSSPPPLSPQNEQLVSRYEDHLVPGFSKLSLTMGCVSEETPPHMPIKTGPIQFLSASCNDRGSRPLPPLPISEDLSPDEVDKEVEFLTSSDTDFLLEDYELTPFKSSAPSRRSFRGCGQINYAYFDTPTGPKPEDANPTQSLSGYISSIYPPPQQLHRRLRRSHSGPAGSLNKPVVRLSGHLSRSSPNSDEDKPEIPPRVPIPPRALKPDYRRWSAEVASSAYSDEDRPPKVPPREPLSRSNSRTPSPKSLPSYLNGVMPPTQSFAPDPKYVSSKALQRQNSEGSSNRVPCILPIIENGKKASSTHYYLLPERPPYLDKYEKFFREAEESSSSTEVQSWSGDCTATSAPAKLDTKPRVDIAGHLKRKHLSYVVSP, from the exons TCAACTGCAGGAGTTGCTGCTCAGGAGATGAGAGTCCCGTTAAAAACTGGATTTCTTCACACTAGTCAAGGCATGGGGAGTCTGAAAACCTGCTGGGGTAGCCACAGTGGATTTGAAAA tactttctTTAATGTGGACCCTATAGCAGTGGCATATAATTTGAATCCCTCAACAGAGCAACATTTACCATCCATTG GGCATTCTTCCAGCCATGCTTCCATGAATGACCACAGCTTTGCTGAAAGTTGCATCCAAGTCCCATCTCAGAAATCCAGTCCACCTCCTTTAAGTCCTCAAAATGAACAGCTGGTTTCAAGATATGAAGACCATCTTGTTCCTGGCTTTAGTAAACTGTCACTAACCATGGGCTGTGTTTCTGAAGAAACACCTCCTCACATGCCAATAAAAACCGGGCCAATTCAGTTTCTGTCTGCATCTTGCAATGACCGTGGCTCCAGGCCACTACCCCCTCTGCCTATTTCTGAAGACCTTTCTCCAGATGAGGTTGACAAAGAGGTGGAATTCCTGACTAGCTCAGATACTGACTTTTTGTTAGAAGATTATGAACTTACTCCTTTTAAATCCAGTGCTCCAAGCCGGCGGAGCTTTAGGGGCTGTGGACAAATCAACTATGCATACTTTGATACTCCAACAGGACCAAAACCAGAAGATGCCAACCCTACGCAGAGCCTAAGTGGATACATATCCAGTATTTatcctcctccacagcagctgcATCGACGCTTGCGAAGGTCCCATTCTGGGCCAGCCGGATCTCTTAATAAACCAGTAGTAAGACTATCTGGACACTTAAGCAGGTCTTCTCCAAACTCTGATGAAGATAAACCAGAGATTCCGCCAAGGGTTCCCATACCTCCAAGGGCTCTTAAACCAGATTACAGAAGGTGGTCAGCAGAAGTTGCTTCTAGTGCATACAGTGATGAAGACAGGCCTCCGAAAGTGCCTCCAAGAGAACCTTTGTCACGCAGCAATTCCCGTACGCCAAGTCCCAAAAGCCTGCCATCATACCTCAATGGGGTCATGCCCCCCACCCAGAGTTTTGCACCTGATCctaagtatgtcagcagcaaagctcTACAAAGACAAAATAGTGAAGGATCTTCCAACAGGGTCCCTTGCATTCTTCCAATTATCGAAAATGGTAAGAAAGCCAGTTCAACGCACTACTATCTGCTGCCTGAAAGGCCTCCATATTTGGACAAGTATGAGAAATTCttcagagaagcagaagaaagtagCTCTAGCACAGAGGTTCAGTCCTGGTCTGGTGACTGCACAGCCACTTCAGCCCCAGCAAAACTGGACACAAAACCTAGAGTGGACATAGCTGGTCATCTGAAACGAAAACACCTGTCTTACGTGGTTTCCCCATAG